ATCTTCTATCAAAAAGGCCGGGGCTATGTGCTGGACCCCTTTTTGGGGAGCGGGAGCACGGTCTGCTCCGCCTACCGCTTCGGAATTCCCTCAGTAGGATTTGAGCTTGCCCCCGAATTTTTGGCGATAGCACGCCGGAGGCTGGCGGAAATCCCGGGGCCGGCGTCTGCCTACCCCAGGCTGATTCAGGCCGATGCCCGGCGCCTCCTGCAGTATCTGGAGCCTGCCAGCGCCGGCCTCTGCCTCACCTCCCCCCCTTACTGGAATATTCTGGAGCAGCGCCGCTCGGCGGACGGAAAGGCGCCCAGGAACTACGGCAGCCATCCCGGGGATTTGGGCAGGATCGCGGACTATGGGGAATTTCTTGAGGCCCTGGGGGAGGTGTTCGGCCAGGTCCTGGAGTGCCTCCTGCCGGGGGCCTACTGCCTTGTTGTGGTCATGGACCTGAGAAAGGGAGCAAAATTTTATCCCTTCCACATGGATTTCGCCCTCCTGATGAACAGGATCGGCTTTGTGCTGGACGACCTTGTGATCTGGGACAGGCGGCGGGAGTACAACAACCTGCGCCCTCTGGGCTACCCCCGCGTTTTTCGCATCAACAAGATCCACGAGTTCATCCTGATCTTTCAGAAGCCGGCTCCGCCGCAAGACCGGCAGCGCCCTTGAAAGATGTCCGGCTGGAGGTGGAAATGGAGCAGATTTTTGGAGACGAAAGAGGAAAATGGGAAGCTTTGTTGAAAAATAAATCCACGGTTTGTTTCAACTTGGGGATCACGCCAGGTTCTGCTGCGAGAATTTTTCAAGCAAAGAGGTTGCTCCTATGGCACTGGTCGGAAGCTGGCTGTTTCAAGAGAAATGGTTCCTGGCAGCTGTTTTTGCCCTCCTTGGGATTCTGCCTCTGGTTTTGCTCGGGGCAAGCCTGCACCTCCTCCTGGCGGGGCGGCAGTACCGGCGCCTGATGCGGGGCGTCCGGGGCGACAACCTGGAGGAGCTTCTGCGGGAGGTATTGAAAAGGCATCAGGCTGCGGAGAAACGCCTTGCAGAGATCGAGGCTGTCTGCCGCCGCCTTGAGGGGGTTGCCGCCTCTGCCCTCCAGAGGGTGGGTTTTGTTCGGTTCAATGCCTTTGCGGAGGCCGGAAATGAGTTAAGCTTTGCGCTGGCGCTGCTCAACCAGCCGGGGGACGGAGTGGTTTTGTGCTGCCTGGTTGGCCGCGAGGAGTGCCGCCTTTATGCAAAGCCTGTCGTTGGGGGCGCCTCTCCGTACCCCCTCAGTCAGGAGGAGCGGGAGGCGATCCGGAGGGCGCTGGGCGCGGTCCCACCTTCGACACCGTAGGATAGGGGAGGGGCAGTCATGCCCGGAAACCGGTTTTTGCGCGGGAAGCTCGATTTTACCCGCCCCTTTACCCTGCTGATCGTTCCGCCGCGGGGAGCAGAAGTAAGAAGCGCCCGGATTCCTCTCTGGCTGGTGGTCCTGGGCGGCTTTGTGCTGTCCTTTCTGGCAGCATCCCTTGTTTTTGCCTGCTTCTGGTATTGCCGGGCGCAGGCCGACCGCGCCGAACTGGCCAGGCTGCGCAGGGTTAACGTTGTGCAGAGGGAAAAGCTGACCTCCCTCCAGCAGGAGGCCGTGCAGGTGCGCGCCCGGCTCCAGGAGGTGAAGGAGCTTGAGCAAAGGGTGCGGGCGAAGATGGGCCTCCAGGGCGCAAGCAGCCTCCCGGCCCGGAGCGGCTCCGGCCGGGGCGGGGCCGGCCGCGCGGCGCACCTTTCCCTTCTTGACTCCCTTTTCGGGCCGCCCGAACCCGTTCCGGACCAGATTGCGCAGGATTTCGCGGAGGCCGCCCAAGAGGCGGAGGAAGCTCTGCGCGTCCTGGAGCGCCTGGAGCGGGATCTGGACGCCCACTTTAAATACCTTGCCGCCCTCCCGGACCACTGGCCGGTGCGGGGGGAGATTACCTCGACCTTCGGGCCGCGCCGCTCTCCCTTTGGGGGGAGGCGCTCTGAATTCCACGACGGCATAGATCTGGCCGCCCCCTGGGGCGCTCCTGTTGCGGCGGCGGGGGATGGGGTGGTCGTTTTCACCGGTTACCGCCCTGGCTACGGAAGGACCGTTGTCATTTCCCACGGGTATGGGTACCGCACTTCCTATTCCCATGTGAGCAGGTATCTGGTGGAGACCGGGGCGCGGGTTAAAAAAGGGGAGGCAATTGCCCTGGTCGGGAGTTCGGGGCGGAGCACGGGCCCCCATCTCCATTTTATGGTGGAGAAGGACGGGGCCCTGATCGACCCCCTGCGCCTGCTCCGGAAATAGTCTGCAGGAGGCCGGAGGAAGGCAGGGCGCGGGAAAAATGAATTAAGCAGAAGAAGGGGGTCCGGGGTTGTGTTCTGGCGCAGGAGGGAAAACCTCAGCGTAAATGAAAAGGTGGATACCCTTTTGGGAAAAAACACCTCTTTTGAGGGAACTGTTGAGGCCGAAGGCACCCTCCGGGTAGACGGCCTGTTTAAGGGTACCCTGAAGGCGAGCGGAGACATTATCGTGGGAGAAGGGGCAAAGGTGGAGGCAGAGCTCAAGGCCCGCCATGTTCTGATTGCCGGGGAGGTGCGCGGCCGGGTGGAAGCCGCGGGAAAGCTGGAGCTCACAGCGACCGGGAGGCTTTACGGGGAGCTGCAGGCAGCCAGGCTGGCGGTGGAGGAGGGGGCGGTTTTTCAGGGAACCTGTGAAACCGTTGAGGATGCCCTGGCCTCCCAGGCAGGCCCGGTTTTGAAGCAGCCAGAACTCCAGCCTCCTTCGGGAACGTGATTCGGGGGCGTGGGATGCATGGTCCGGCAGGATTTTTTATGTGTGGTCAATCCTGCGGCAGGACGCGGCCGGACGGCGCGCCTGTGGCCCGAAATCGCCCGCCTCATGCGGCGCGCCGGGTTGCGCTACAGGGTGGCTTTCACCGAGGCCCCCGGGCACGGAACGGAGCTGGCGCGGGAGGCGGTCCGGCGCGCAACGAAGATGGTTGTCGCCGTCGGCGGGGACGGCACGGTTAACGAAGTCGTGAACGGGCTTGCGGCCTCGGGGGCCACACTCGCCCTGATCCCTACCGGAAGCGGAAACGATCTCTGCCGCGCCCTGGGGATCGGCGAGGATCCTTTGACCGCCGCCCTGACCCTCTGCTCCGGACGGCACCGCCTCCTGGATCTGGGGATGGTGGGGAACCGCTACTTTTTAAACATCTGCGGCATCGGCTTTGACGCCGAGGTTGCCCACGCCGTAAACAACGGGCTGCGCTGGCTGGGCGGCGCCCCGGCTTATCTCGCCGGGATTGTCCGGGCCCTCCTCCGCTTCAAGCCGGTTCCGCTCCACCTCACCCTGGATGGAGTCGAGCTCCAGGCGAAGGGGCTGCTGGTAGCCGTGGCCAACGGGCCCTACTACGGCGCGGGGATCAAAATTGCCCCGAAGGCCTCCCTTGATGACGGATTTTTCGAAGTCTGCCTCATCGGGGAGTTGGGGAAGATCGAGCTGCTGCGAACCCTTCCCCTTGCTTTCCGGGGGGAGCACGAAAATCACCCCTGCGTGCAGTTCTTCCGCGCCCGCGAGGTGACCGTTTCCTGCCCGACGCGCAGCCTTTACATCCAGGGCGACGGGGAGCTGCTCGGCGAAACTCCTGCCTCTTTCCGCCTTTTCGAGCGGGCGCTCAAGGTGCTGGTGCCCGGCGAAAGCCGTCCGCTTGAGAATCCGCGCCGGAGCAGGAGGAGAAATAGGGCGGGCCGCCCGGGGCAATAATATACTTTAACTGGAAACCGGGGTGCAAAGGCCGACTTTGGGGTGGTGTTAAATTGATTTTTTCCGACCGCAAGGACGCAGGGAGAAGGCTTGCCGAAAAGCTCCTCAAATTCAGGGGCGAGAACCTGCTGGTGCTGGGGATACCCCGGGGGGGCGTGATCGTCGCGGCTGAGGTGGCGGAGGCCCTGGACGCTCCGCTGGATGTGATTATTCCCCGCAAAATCGGGGCCCCCTTCAACCAGGAGCTTGCTGTGGGGGCCGTCGCGCCTGATGGCACGGTGCTCTATGATGAGACGATGATGCGCTACCTGGGCCTTGACGAGAGCCTGTTGAAGAGGCAGATTTCCCGGGAGCTGGAGGAAATCAGGCGGCGCCTCAAGCTTTACCGGGGGGAGCAGGAGCCTCTGGATCTGGAGGGGCGGACGGCGATCTTGGTTGATGACGGGATTGCAACCGGTTTCACCGTCCAGGCAGCCCTGCGCTCCCTCCGCCGGCAGAAGCCGGCCCGGCTCGTCCTGGCCGTGCCCGTCGCCCCCTGGGAGGCGGTTGTTCGCCTCAAGCCCGAAGTGGATGAACTCATTTTTCTTTTGAACCCGGAGGTTTTCTACGCAGTGGGCCAGTTTTACAAAGATTTCCGCCAGACGACAGATGAGGAGGTAATTGCCGCCCTTGCGCATAATCGCGCCCGGCACGAGAAAAAATAAGAAAGTCATTCATTCCGGTTGAGCGAGGAGGAAAAATTGATGCCTGTGGTTGCAGTTGAGGACGGGCTGACCAACGTACGGCAGGCCCTGGCAGAGGCCGGTTTCGAGGTCACGGGAATGGGGCCCGAGGAGATCAGGCGCGCCCAGGCCGTCGTGATCAGCGGGCTGGACACCGATGTGCTGCAGCGCCAGGATCTCCAAACCGGGGCGCCGGTGATCGATGCCGGGGGGCGGAGCGCCGAAGAGATCGTGGAGGACGTCAGGCAGCGCTTATCTTTCACCTTTTCGCCGCGTTCCCAAGAATCAGGGCGCGGGTGATGCAGTCTGCCATCTTCATGACGAGGCCAAGGCGGGTGTTCTGAAGGACCAGGTATTCGAGAAAACCTCCGATGTTGACCACCCCCGAGATGAAGATCTCTCCCACCGGGGGGAGCTCCTTGTGGACTCCGGTTCCGGGCTGCAAGGAGCCCTTGCCGAGGGTGATCGTTCCGACGTTCTGCAGCTGGCCGAGGCAGGCGTCGACGGCGATGATCAGGGGGTGGGTAAACGTTCTTTCGATGAGCGCCAGCTTTTCGTTCAGGTTGACGGCGTGGACGGGCTCCTCAAGGGTTCCGAAGACGGGAAGGAGGCCGGGCGCCAGTTCTGTCAGCTTCGTCCCTACAAGGGGCCCCAGGCTGTCCCCCGTCGAGCGGTCGGTCCCGATGGCGAGCACAACCGGGTGGCGGGTGCGGGCCGGGTTCAGCTCCCGGAGCAGCTTTTCCAGAAAGGCGGCCAGATTTTGGGCTGCGCCCCGCTCGTGGACGTTTACCCGGATCTCCTGGCGCGGCCGGAGATTGGGCAGAGTTCTGATAGTCTCTCTGGAAAACATCTTTCTGCCTCCTCAAAACCTCGTCCTTTAAAGTAATATGGGAAAAAGCAAATTTTTATGCGCAAAAAAGCTCCCCCCTCCGCATATTTTTTTGGGGAGGAACAGGAGGGGGAGCGGGTGGCGCGGGGAGAGAGGCGGGTCGTCTGGGAAATTGCAGCCACCTTTATCGGAGCGGTGGTGGGAGCGGGCTTTGCCTCAGGGCAGGAGTTGAGCCAGTTTTTTCTGGGTTACGGAGCGGCAGGGCAGAAGGGGATTATGCTGGCGGGGCTTCTGTTCGCCTGCTGGGCGGCGGGGATCCTGGAATTGAGCGCCCGCAGGGCGCTTGCCTCTTATCCTGAGTATCTCGCCTTTCTGCTGGGGCGCGCCGGAGCCCTTTGTTTTGACGGCGTGGTCACCCTTTTTCTCTTCAGTGCCGGTTCCATCATGCTTGCAGCAGGAAATGCCCTTTTTACAGAGCATCTGGGGGCGCCTGCGGGGGCGGGGGGCCTGCTGACGGGGCTGGCCGTCCTGGCCGTGCTCTGGGGAGGGCTGGAATCCCTGATCGCCTTCAATCTTTTTCTCGTCCCCCTGAAATTCCTGATCTGTGCAGCCCTCTACCTCTTCACTTTGAAGGCGGGGTTCTGCCCGGCGGAACAGGGGAGGA
This DNA window, taken from Bacillota bacterium, encodes the following:
- a CDS encoding DNA methyltransferase, yielding MSLNKGNNKGDKNLRARHTASAQEGFGRLDGRTWLRYSISIWDDLAKTPQERRLGHPASFPLALTDRLIQIFYQKGRGYVLDPFLGSGSTVCSAYRFGIPSVGFELAPEFLAIARRRLAEIPGPASAYPRLIQADARRLLQYLEPASAGLCLTSPPYWNILEQRRSADGKAPRNYGSHPGDLGRIADYGEFLEALGEVFGQVLECLLPGAYCLVVVMDLRKGAKFYPFHMDFALLMNRIGFVLDDLVIWDRRREYNNLRPLGYPRVFRINKIHEFILIFQKPAPPQDRQRP
- a CDS encoding DUF4446 family protein produces the protein MALVGSWLFQEKWFLAAVFALLGILPLVLLGASLHLLLAGRQYRRLMRGVRGDNLEELLREVLKRHQAAEKRLAEIEAVCRRLEGVAASALQRVGFVRFNAFAEAGNELSFALALLNQPGDGVVLCCLVGREECRLYAKPVVGGASPYPLSQEEREAIRRALGAVPPSTP
- a CDS encoding M23 family metallopeptidase → MGLQGASSLPARSGSGRGGAGRAAHLSLLDSLFGPPEPVPDQIAQDFAEAAQEAEEALRVLERLERDLDAHFKYLAALPDHWPVRGEITSTFGPRRSPFGGRRSEFHDGIDLAAPWGAPVAAAGDGVVVFTGYRPGYGRTVVISHGYGYRTSYSHVSRYLVETGARVKKGEAIALVGSSGRSTGPHLHFMVEKDGALIDPLRLLRK
- a CDS encoding polymer-forming cytoskeletal protein; translated protein: MFWRRRENLSVNEKVDTLLGKNTSFEGTVEAEGTLRVDGLFKGTLKASGDIIVGEGAKVEAELKARHVLIAGEVRGRVEAAGKLELTATGRLYGELQAARLAVEEGAVFQGTCETVEDALASQAGPVLKQPELQPPSGT
- a CDS encoding diacylglycerol kinase family lipid kinase, which encodes MVRQDFLCVVNPAAGRGRTARLWPEIARLMRRAGLRYRVAFTEAPGHGTELAREAVRRATKMVVAVGGDGTVNEVVNGLAASGATLALIPTGSGNDLCRALGIGEDPLTAALTLCSGRHRLLDLGMVGNRYFLNICGIGFDAEVAHAVNNGLRWLGGAPAYLAGIVRALLRFKPVPLHLTLDGVELQAKGLLVAVANGPYYGAGIKIAPKASLDDGFFEVCLIGELGKIELLRTLPLAFRGEHENHPCVQFFRAREVTVSCPTRSLYIQGDGELLGETPASFRLFERALKVLVPGESRPLENPRRSRRRNRAGRPGQ
- a CDS encoding phosphoribosyltransferase; translation: MIFSDRKDAGRRLAEKLLKFRGENLLVLGIPRGGVIVAAEVAEALDAPLDVIIPRKIGAPFNQELAVGAVAPDGTVLYDETMMRYLGLDESLLKRQISRELEEIRRRLKLYRGEQEPLDLEGRTAILVDDGIATGFTVQAALRSLRRQKPARLVLAVPVAPWEAVVRLKPEVDELIFLLNPEVFYAVGQFYKDFRQTTDEEVIAALAHNRARHEKK
- a CDS encoding YkuS family protein codes for the protein MPVVAVEDGLTNVRQALAEAGFEVTGMGPEEIRRAQAVVISGLDTDVLQRQDLQTGAPVIDAGGRSAEEIVEDVRQRLSFTFSPRSQESGRG
- the yyaC gene encoding spore protease YyaC codes for the protein MFSRETIRTLPNLRPRQEIRVNVHERGAAQNLAAFLEKLLRELNPARTRHPVVLAIGTDRSTGDSLGPLVGTKLTELAPGLLPVFGTLEEPVHAVNLNEKLALIERTFTHPLIIAVDACLGQLQNVGTITLGKGSLQPGTGVHKELPPVGEIFISGVVNIGGFLEYLVLQNTRLGLVMKMADCITRALILGNAAKR